A single window of Chondrinema litorale DNA harbors:
- a CDS encoding acyltransferase family protein, producing the protein MNKSSKNIKNYSSINSIIKYLLIVKVNLDNRIFGLDIIRAIAIVLVLLAHSIFLLYPLSGILKYKLLHLFGFPAVELFFVLSGFLIGRILIKKYVTKTNFDFFDIKDFWIRRWFRTLPNYYLVLIFNYLLFYFINRNIYPNWKYIFFIQNFATPHPFFFGEAWSLAIEEWFYILIPLMLIFFDKFLLKLLYFNKRKVILLFIVIFILAGTCLRIHFVFHNETFIWDENIRKVVIYRLDTIMYGVLLAYFHQFHNHVLEVNRKKLFIIGTILILYSMIILYSIIKSENPNIFNSIFIFSIFNIGTALIIPYIAKIKTSKSIWTYLITHISIISYSIYLIHNSLIFTIQNNCFKPNNMFETIIGYILYWFITIIISTLLFNFFEKPLTDLREKFS; encoded by the coding sequence TTGAATAAAAGTTCAAAAAATATAAAAAATTACTCTAGCATAAATTCTATTATCAAATATTTATTAATAGTTAAAGTGAATTTAGATAATAGAATATTTGGGTTAGATATTATTAGAGCTATTGCAATCGTACTAGTTTTATTAGCTCATAGTATCTTTTTATTGTATCCTTTATCTGGTATTCTTAAATATAAATTATTACACTTATTTGGTTTTCCAGCTGTAGAATTATTCTTTGTACTAAGCGGCTTTTTAATTGGAAGAATTTTAATTAAAAAATACGTTACAAAAACTAATTTTGATTTTTTTGATATCAAAGACTTTTGGATTAGAAGATGGTTTAGAACCTTACCAAATTATTATTTGGTTCTTATTTTTAATTATTTATTATTCTACTTTATAAACCGAAATATATATCCAAATTGGAAATACATATTTTTTATTCAAAACTTTGCCACACCTCATCCCTTTTTTTTTGGTGAAGCCTGGAGTTTAGCAATTGAAGAATGGTTTTATATTTTAATACCTTTAATGTTAATATTTTTTGATAAATTTTTATTGAAACTATTATACTTTAATAAAAGGAAAGTAATCTTACTTTTTATTGTAATTTTTATTTTAGCAGGTACATGTTTAAGAATTCATTTCGTATTTCACAATGAAACTTTTATTTGGGATGAGAATATAAGAAAAGTTGTTATTTATAGATTAGATACTATTATGTATGGTGTTTTATTGGCTTATTTTCACCAATTTCACAATCATGTATTAGAAGTAAATAGGAAAAAATTATTTATAATAGGTACTATTCTGATTTTGTATTCCATGATTATTTTGTATAGTATCATTAAAAGTGAAAATCCTAATATATTCAATAGTATATTTATTTTTTCTATTTTTAATATAGGTACAGCATTAATTATTCCTTACATAGCTAAGATAAAAACATCAAAATCCATATGGACTTATTTAATCACTCATATCAGCATAATATCATATTCAATATATTTGATACATAACTCTTTAATATTTACAATACAAAATAATTGTTTCAAACCTAATAACATGTTTGAAACAATTATTGGCTATATATTATACTGGTTTATAACAATAATTATTTCTACTTTACTTTTTAACTTTTTTGAAAAACCATTAACTGATTTAAGAGAAAAATTTAGTTGA